One Gelria sp. Kuro-4 DNA segment encodes these proteins:
- a CDS encoding Glu/Leu/Phe/Val dehydrogenase, translating to MEEKLNVLDIVRDQIKTVCGKLGLEPVVYELLKEPVRFHEVTFPVRMDDGSIRVFKGYRSQHNDAMGPTKGGIRFHPDVYADEVKALSMWMTFKCATLGLPYGGAKGGLIVNTKELSQGELERVSRGFIRALAPYVGPEKDIPAPDMYTTPQIMAWMMDEYDKIKGYPNPGMITGKPIAVGGSLGRSSATSRGCLFVAREAARKLGFDVKGARVVIQGFGNVGGFAAELFAEAGTKVIAIADTKGCAYDADGLDIKALEAYKKEHGSVAGFGAANLSKEEMFALECDILVPAAMENQITPEIAKNIKAKLIAEAANGPTTPEADKIINERGILVLPDILANAGGVTVSYFEWVQNLQNYYWTEEEVNAKLEVKMVQAFNDVWAMHEKYNVSMRDAAYMTAIDKVARAMKLRGWY from the coding sequence GTGGAAGAAAAACTGAATGTCCTTGACATCGTGCGGGATCAAATCAAGACGGTGTGTGGCAAACTGGGGCTGGAACCAGTCGTCTACGAACTCCTCAAGGAGCCGGTGCGTTTCCACGAGGTGACCTTCCCCGTCCGGATGGACGACGGCAGCATTCGCGTCTTCAAGGGCTATCGCTCGCAGCACAACGACGCCATGGGCCCGACCAAGGGCGGTATCCGCTTCCATCCCGATGTCTACGCCGATGAGGTAAAGGCCCTTTCCATGTGGATGACCTTCAAGTGCGCCACGCTGGGACTGCCCTACGGCGGTGCCAAGGGCGGCCTCATCGTCAATACGAAGGAGCTTTCTCAAGGCGAGTTGGAACGCGTCTCGCGCGGCTTTATCCGCGCGCTGGCGCCCTATGTCGGGCCGGAGAAGGACATACCGGCTCCGGATATGTATACCACCCCGCAGATCATGGCCTGGATGATGGATGAATACGACAAGATCAAAGGTTACCCCAACCCGGGCATGATCACCGGTAAGCCCATAGCCGTTGGCGGATCGCTGGGCCGGTCCTCCGCTACTTCCCGGGGTTGCCTGTTTGTGGCCCGTGAAGCGGCGCGTAAACTGGGCTTCGACGTAAAGGGCGCCAGGGTGGTCATTCAGGGCTTCGGGAATGTCGGCGGCTTTGCGGCCGAACTCTTTGCCGAAGCCGGTACCAAGGTTATCGCCATTGCGGACACGAAGGGCTGCGCCTACGATGCCGACGGGCTCGATATTAAGGCTCTGGAGGCATACAAGAAGGAACACGGCAGTGTTGCCGGCTTTGGCGCCGCCAACCTCAGCAAGGAAGAGATGTTCGCGCTCGAGTGCGACATCTTGGTTCCGGCGGCCATGGAGAACCAGATTACGCCGGAGATCGCCAAGAACATCAAGGCGAAGCTTATCGCTGAAGCGGCCAATGGACCCACCACGCCCGAGGCGGATAAGATCATTAACGAGCGTGGCATCCTTGTCCTGCCCGACATCCTGGCGAACGCGGGCGGCGTGACGGTGTCTTACTTCGAATGGGTCCAGAACCTGCAGAACTACTACTGGACCGAAGAAGAAGTCAACGCCAAACTCGAGGTTAAGATGGTGCAGGCGTTCAACGATGTGTGGGCCATGCACGAAAAGTACAACGTCAGCATGCGCGATGCCGCCTATATGACGGCTATCGACAAGGTAGCCCGGGCGATGAAACTGCGCGGTTGGTACTAG
- a CDS encoding GntR family transcriptional regulator, with protein sequence MAATNPGLLINPKSGIPLYVQLKNQIKHFINTGVWEPGLKLPTERELAETLAVSRNTVSAAYKELEAEGFLVSLQGRGTFVAGETPNRKKTSRKERLLKVIDLALEEAAELGFSPDDFLAFTVGRARERKQLLSTVRLAFVAPADDQSEYFRQELVAEAGVKVVPFLLSRVKNRPEEARQEWRSVDLIVTTLPHVEAVKQLAYPLEKPVVGVSLELELETIVRIARLPEGSTLALVCRDPAFAQGVSEALRGAGIIGIHIRPGTTAELKDILAGSDAVASSLDRLAEVKRLTDKEVIPLQYRLDTGSINMLRCLLLDLKKQEREP encoded by the coding sequence GTGGCAGCGACCAATCCGGGTCTCCTGATTAACCCCAAAAGCGGCATTCCCCTCTACGTACAGTTGAAAAATCAAATTAAGCACTTCATCAATACCGGCGTCTGGGAACCCGGCTTGAAGCTGCCGACGGAGCGCGAGCTGGCAGAGACCCTGGCTGTAAGCCGCAATACGGTGAGCGCGGCTTACAAGGAACTCGAAGCAGAAGGATTTCTGGTTTCCCTGCAAGGACGTGGGACCTTTGTAGCGGGAGAGACACCAAACAGAAAGAAAACAAGCCGTAAGGAACGCCTGCTGAAAGTTATTGACTTGGCGCTGGAAGAAGCAGCCGAGCTAGGTTTTAGCCCGGACGACTTTCTCGCGTTTACCGTAGGCCGGGCACGCGAGCGCAAGCAGCTCTTAAGCACAGTGCGCCTCGCCTTTGTTGCCCCTGCTGACGATCAAAGCGAGTACTTTCGGCAAGAACTCGTGGCGGAGGCAGGGGTTAAGGTTGTGCCTTTCCTTTTGAGCCGGGTTAAGAACCGGCCGGAGGAGGCGCGCCAGGAGTGGCGCAGCGTCGACCTGATTGTTACCACCTTGCCGCATGTGGAAGCGGTCAAGCAGCTGGCCTACCCCCTGGAGAAGCCGGTGGTGGGCGTGTCGTTGGAGCTGGAGCTTGAGACCATTGTACGCATTGCGCGCCTTCCGGAAGGAAGCACGCTGGCCCTGGTGTGCCGGGATCCGGCTTTCGCGCAGGGTGTGAGTGAGGCTTTAAGGGGTGCCGGCATCATCGGCATCCACATCCGACCGGGTACGACGGCCGAGCTTAAGGACATCCTGGCCGGCAGCGATGCTGTGGCCAGCTCCTTGGACCGGTTGGCCGAGGTCAAGAGGCTCACCGACAAAGAGGTAATACCGCTGCAGTACCGCCTGGATACCGGTTCCATCAACATGCTGCGCTGCTTGCTTCTGGACCTAAAAAAGCAGGAACGGGAGCCTTGA
- a CDS encoding ferredoxin family protein: protein MPKVPAEIKLNEKWCKGCGICIAFCPAKVFTARADGKPVIADPAACTNCGLCELRCPDFAISLGGKAHGE, encoded by the coding sequence ATGCCGAAAGTGCCGGCGGAAATAAAACTCAACGAAAAGTGGTGCAAGGGCTGCGGCATCTGTATCGCCTTTTGTCCGGCGAAGGTGTTCACGGCCCGTGCCGATGGGAAACCGGTGATAGCTGATCCAGCTGCCTGCACAAACTGCGGCCTTTGCGAACTCAGGTGCCCGGACTTCGCGATCAGTTTAGGAGGTAAAGCCCATGGCGAATGA
- a CDS encoding 2-oxoacid:acceptor oxidoreductase subunit alpha: MANDRKAQLLSGNEACVRGALAAGVRFFAGYPITPSTEVAEGLAAALPKIGGTFIQMEDEIASMSAVVGASLAGLKAMTATSGPGFSLKQENIGFAAMTEVPCVIVDVQRYGPSTGLPTSPAQGDIMQARWGTHGDHPMIALMPSSVRETFDLTVEAFNLAEELRTPVILLLDEVVGHMRERVELPAPGEVRVVSRVKPSVDPESFLPYEPGPNLVPPMPAFGDGYHFHVTGLVHDESGFPSGRGQDGDRLVRRLHAKIMKRRPAVARAEEWELTDAEIVVVAAGSVARSARAAVREARAQGLKAGLLRPVTAWPFPEDAVRTAAKQAKTIIVAEMNLGQIVREVERIAMGQAEISPLNRLDAELITPAEILKRIQEVAAHVG, encoded by the coding sequence ATGGCGAATGATCGGAAAGCGCAGCTTCTTTCCGGCAATGAAGCCTGCGTGCGCGGCGCCCTGGCTGCGGGCGTGCGGTTCTTTGCCGGTTACCCCATAACCCCGTCCACCGAAGTGGCAGAGGGTCTGGCCGCTGCTTTACCGAAAATCGGCGGCACCTTTATCCAGATGGAAGACGAAATAGCCAGCATGAGCGCCGTTGTCGGCGCTTCCCTGGCCGGGCTGAAGGCGATGACGGCCACCTCCGGTCCGGGATTCTCTTTGAAGCAGGAGAACATTGGTTTTGCGGCCATGACGGAGGTCCCCTGCGTAATTGTCGATGTGCAGCGCTACGGCCCGAGCACCGGCCTGCCCACCTCGCCGGCCCAGGGTGACATCATGCAGGCGCGTTGGGGTACGCACGGCGATCACCCGATGATCGCCCTGATGCCTTCCTCCGTCCGCGAGACCTTCGACCTGACGGTGGAGGCCTTTAACCTGGCGGAAGAGCTGCGGACCCCCGTGATCCTGCTCTTGGACGAGGTCGTGGGGCACATGCGTGAACGAGTCGAGTTGCCCGCGCCCGGGGAAGTGCGCGTGGTTTCCCGGGTGAAACCCAGTGTGGACCCGGAGAGCTTCCTGCCTTACGAACCGGGCCCCAACCTGGTTCCGCCGATGCCGGCCTTCGGCGATGGTTACCACTTCCATGTCACCGGGCTGGTTCACGATGAGAGCGGTTTTCCTTCCGGGCGGGGACAAGACGGCGACCGCCTGGTGCGGCGCCTGCACGCCAAGATCATGAAGCGGCGGCCCGCGGTCGCCCGGGCGGAAGAATGGGAGCTGACGGATGCGGAGATCGTGGTCGTGGCGGCTGGTTCGGTGGCCCGTTCGGCGCGGGCGGCGGTGCGTGAAGCTCGGGCGCAGGGACTCAAGGCAGGGCTCCTCCGTCCGGTGACTGCCTGGCCGTTCCCGGAGGATGCCGTGCGGACGGCGGCGAAGCAGGCCAAGACCATCATCGTGGCCGAGATGAACCTCGGGCAGATCGTCCGCGAAGTTGAGCGGATAGCGATGGGCCAAGCGGAGATTTCGCCCCTCAACCGCTTGGATGCCGAGCTCATAACGCCAGCGGAAATCTTAAAGCGGATTCAGGAGGTGGCGGCACATGTCGGTTGA
- a CDS encoding 2-oxoacid:ferredoxin oxidoreductase subunit beta → MSVEELMERYFRVNKLPHIWCPGCGNGIIMGAVVRGLDQAGIDQKKTVIVSGIGCSSRAPGYMKFDTLHTTHGRAIAYATGVKLARPELKVVVLTGDGDCAAIGGNHLIHAARRNIDLTVVVFNNDIYGMTGGQYSPLTPRGSYATTAPYGTVDRNFDLCELVKAAGGTFVARGTTYHTRPLIDLVAKGLEHKGFSFIEVVSQCPMYYGRKNKLASPVAMLEWQKEHAVPVKAAAKLSPEQLEGKFLIGELYHQDAPEYTEVYAEVVARVRGEQK, encoded by the coding sequence ATGTCGGTTGAGGAGCTCATGGAGCGCTATTTCCGGGTGAATAAGCTGCCCCACATCTGGTGCCCGGGTTGCGGTAACGGGATCATCATGGGCGCCGTGGTTCGTGGTTTGGACCAGGCAGGGATAGACCAGAAGAAGACGGTCATCGTTTCCGGCATCGGCTGCTCTTCCCGCGCTCCCGGCTACATGAAGTTCGATACCTTGCACACCACCCACGGGCGCGCGATTGCCTACGCCACGGGTGTCAAGCTGGCCCGACCGGAACTTAAGGTTGTGGTCTTGACCGGCGATGGGGACTGTGCAGCCATCGGGGGGAACCACCTTATTCACGCCGCCCGGCGCAATATCGACCTTACCGTGGTGGTTTTCAACAACGACATCTACGGCATGACGGGCGGACAGTACAGCCCGCTTACCCCGCGCGGCAGCTACGCCACCACGGCCCCTTACGGTACGGTGGACCGCAATTTCGACCTCTGCGAGCTCGTCAAAGCGGCGGGGGGTACCTTTGTGGCCCGGGGGACAACCTACCATACGCGGCCCCTCATCGACCTGGTAGCCAAGGGGCTGGAGCACAAGGGCTTTTCCTTCATCGAGGTTGTCAGCCAGTGCCCCATGTACTACGGGCGCAAAAACAAGCTGGCCTCGCCGGTGGCGATGCTGGAGTGGCAAAAGGAACACGCCGTTCCCGTTAAAGCCGCAGCCAAGCTCTCGCCCGAGCAGCTGGAGGGCAAATTCTTGATTGGGGAACTGTACCACCAGGATGCACCCGAGTACACAGAGGTCTACGCCGAAGTGGTGGCCAGGGTAAGGGGGGAACAAAAGTGA
- a CDS encoding 2-oxoacid:acceptor oxidoreductase family protein produces MTKTEVRLSGFGGQGLITAGIILAEAAILDGKNAVQSQSYGPEARGGASKAEVIISDGDIDYPKVGEADLFLAMSQQACDKYASSIRAGGVFVVDTDHVQKVPAFTGQIYRVPITKIAVEQAGKDLVANIVALGVIVGLTGLVSREALETAVLDRVPPKTKDLNKKALAAGFAAAEGLLHQGGE; encoded by the coding sequence GTGACGAAAACCGAAGTGCGTTTGAGCGGCTTTGGCGGGCAGGGCCTGATCACCGCCGGCATTATCCTGGCCGAAGCTGCGATTCTCGATGGAAAAAACGCCGTACAAAGCCAGTCTTACGGCCCGGAAGCCCGGGGCGGGGCCAGCAAAGCAGAGGTTATCATCAGCGACGGCGACATCGATTACCCGAAGGTGGGCGAGGCAGACCTGTTCCTGGCGATGAGTCAACAGGCCTGCGATAAGTACGCTTCCAGCATCCGCGCGGGCGGGGTTTTTGTGGTGGATACGGATCATGTCCAGAAAGTTCCCGCCTTCACCGGCCAAATCTACCGTGTGCCGATAACTAAAATAGCGGTGGAGCAGGCGGGGAAGGACCTGGTGGCCAACATTGTCGCCCTGGGCGTCATCGTCGGTCTCACCGGCCTCGTGAGCCGCGAGGCCTTGGAGACGGCGGTCCTCGACCGTGTACCGCCGAAGACCAAGGACCTGAATAAAAAAGCGCTGGCCGCCGGTTTTGCTGCGGCGGAAGGACTCCTGCACCAGGGAGGCGAGTGA
- a CDS encoding methylmalonyl-CoA mutase — protein MQAAKAAWENGPVAKTTARFPERKSEFTTLSGTPVERLYTPVDTADLNYERDLGFPGQYPYTRGVQPTMYRGRLWTMRQYAGFGTAEESNERYKYLLAQGQTGLSVAFDLPTQIGYDSDHALACGEVGKVGVAIDSLADMETLFNGIPLDKVSTSMTINAPAAVLLAMYIVVAEKQGVPSTKLSGTIQNDILKEYAARGTYIFPPKPSMRLITDIFAYCSQHLPEWNTISISGYHIREAGCTAVQEVAFTLANGIAYVEAAVRAGLDVDAFAPRLSFFFNAQMDVLEEVAKFRAARRLWARIMKERFGAKNPRSLMLRFHTQTAGCALTAQQPDNNIIRVTLQALAAVLGGTQSLHTNSRDEALSLPTEESVRIALRTQQIIAYESGVTNSIDPLAGSYLVESLTNRIEAEAGQYLERIDKLGGAVAAIEEGFIQREIQESAYAYQKAVEAGERIVVGVNKFQVENEKLPELLRVDPEVERQQCAKLAGLRSSRDNGRVAASLTQLKTAAQGEANLMPYILECVRAYATLGEICGVLREVFGEYQPAVIF, from the coding sequence ATACAAGCGGCAAAGGCAGCCTGGGAAAACGGGCCAGTGGCGAAGACCACAGCCCGCTTTCCGGAACGCAAGTCTGAGTTCACCACTTTATCCGGTACTCCGGTGGAGCGCCTTTATACCCCGGTGGATACGGCCGACCTAAATTACGAGCGCGACCTGGGGTTCCCAGGCCAGTACCCTTACACCCGCGGTGTACAGCCGACCATGTACCGCGGGCGACTCTGGACCATGCGCCAGTATGCCGGCTTCGGAACGGCGGAAGAATCCAACGAGCGCTACAAGTACCTTCTGGCCCAAGGGCAAACCGGCCTCTCCGTGGCCTTTGACCTTCCCACGCAAATAGGCTACGATTCGGACCATGCGCTGGCCTGCGGCGAAGTCGGCAAGGTGGGGGTGGCCATCGACTCGCTGGCCGACATGGAGACGCTGTTTAACGGGATTCCCCTCGACAAGGTCAGCACCTCCATGACCATCAACGCCCCCGCCGCTGTACTTCTGGCCATGTACATCGTGGTGGCGGAGAAGCAAGGCGTTCCCTCGACGAAGCTTTCGGGAACGATTCAGAACGACATTCTCAAGGAGTACGCGGCGCGCGGCACGTATATCTTTCCGCCCAAACCCAGCATGCGCCTCATTACCGACATTTTTGCCTACTGCTCCCAGCACCTGCCGGAGTGGAACACCATCTCGATCAGCGGCTATCACATCCGGGAGGCCGGCTGCACGGCGGTACAAGAGGTGGCTTTCACCCTGGCCAACGGCATCGCTTACGTCGAGGCGGCGGTCCGCGCGGGCCTGGACGTGGATGCCTTTGCGCCCCGGCTGTCTTTCTTTTTCAACGCCCAAATGGATGTCTTGGAAGAGGTGGCCAAATTCCGGGCTGCACGCCGGCTCTGGGCCCGGATCATGAAGGAACGCTTCGGCGCCAAGAACCCGCGCTCGTTGATGCTCCGTTTCCATACCCAGACCGCCGGTTGTGCGCTTACCGCCCAGCAGCCGGACAACAACATCATCCGTGTCACGCTGCAGGCGCTGGCGGCCGTTTTGGGCGGCACGCAGTCACTGCACACCAACTCCCGGGACGAGGCGCTCTCACTGCCCACGGAAGAGTCGGTACGCATTGCGCTGCGCACCCAGCAGATCATCGCTTATGAGAGCGGCGTCACCAACAGCATTGATCCGCTGGCGGGCTCTTACCTGGTGGAAAGTCTTACCAACCGGATCGAAGCGGAAGCCGGTCAGTACCTGGAACGGATCGATAAGCTCGGCGGAGCGGTGGCGGCCATCGAGGAAGGCTTTATCCAGCGCGAGATTCAGGAGAGCGCCTACGCTTACCAGAAGGCGGTGGAAGCCGGCGAGCGCATTGTTGTGGGCGTTAACAAGTTCCAGGTGGAAAACGAAAAGCTGCCGGAGCTTCTCAGGGTGGATCCAGAGGTGGAACGCCAGCAGTGCGCCAAGCTTGCCGGGCTGCGCTCGAGCCGGGACAACGGGCGCGTTGCCGCCAGTCTGACTCAGCTTAAGACCGCCGCGCAAGGCGAGGCTAACCTGATGCCTTACATTCTCGAGTGTGTGCGGGCCTACGCAACGCTGGGCGAAATCTGCGGCGTCTTGCGCGAGGTATTCGGGGAATACCAGCCGGCGGTGATCTTTTAG
- a CDS encoding cobalamin B12-binding domain-containing protein, with amino-acid sequence MERPIRVLIAKPGLDGHDRGAKVLARALRDAGMEVIYTGLRQTPEQIVEAALQEDVDVIGLSCLSGAHNHLFPRVTELLREKEATDILVLGGGIIPEEDIPGLIAAGISAVFTPGTPTAAVVEYIKEHVKR; translated from the coding sequence ATGGAACGGCCAATCAGGGTTTTGATTGCCAAACCAGGGCTCGATGGGCACGATCGCGGCGCCAAGGTTCTGGCCCGGGCCCTGCGCGATGCGGGCATGGAGGTCATCTATACGGGGCTGAGGCAGACCCCCGAGCAGATTGTTGAGGCGGCGCTGCAGGAGGATGTTGACGTTATCGGCCTTTCCTGCCTTTCCGGCGCCCACAATCACCTTTTCCCACGTGTTACAGAGCTACTGCGGGAAAAAGAGGCGACGGACATCCTGGTGTTAGGCGGCGGGATTATACCGGAGGAAGATATCCCCGGCCTTATCGCCGCCGGCATCAGCGCCGTGTTTACGCCCGGCACGCCCACGGCGGCGGTCGTGGAGTACATTAAGGAGCACGTTAAGCGGTGA
- the meaB gene encoding methylmalonyl Co-A mutase-associated GTPase MeaB — MIEHKDYCVPADTWAARVAGGDRRALARVISFLENDDPCGVAALKELYARTGRAHIVGITGPPGAGKSSLADKLIRELRGRGKTVGVVAVDPTSPFSGGAILGDRVRMQGWTGDSGVYIRSMGTRGSLGGLARAAYGTIQLLDAAGFDYVLVETVGVGQSEVDIVRVADTVVVVAVPGLGDDIQVSKAGITEIGDVFAVNKADLPGAERVATELEMMLDLGNHAAWRPPVVLTVAASGKGIPELVQAVGDHFAALVRADQLVKRRLAREKEALLLRLAERVRREILQSWSQEELARLWSDLAARRLDPYTLEERLYSVWKGAKEA, encoded by the coding sequence GTGATTGAACACAAGGATTATTGTGTCCCGGCTGATACCTGGGCGGCGCGCGTGGCCGGAGGTGACCGCCGGGCCCTGGCCCGCGTCATCAGCTTTTTAGAAAACGACGATCCCTGCGGGGTGGCGGCCCTCAAGGAGCTTTACGCCCGCACCGGCCGGGCGCACATCGTAGGGATCACCGGCCCCCCGGGGGCGGGGAAAAGCAGCTTGGCGGACAAGCTGATTCGCGAGCTGCGCGGCCGGGGCAAGACTGTAGGTGTGGTGGCCGTTGACCCGACCAGCCCCTTCAGCGGGGGAGCCATCCTGGGCGACCGGGTGCGGATGCAGGGCTGGACGGGCGACAGCGGCGTTTATATCCGCAGCATGGGTACGCGCGGCAGCCTGGGCGGCCTGGCCCGGGCTGCCTACGGTACAATACAGCTCTTGGATGCGGCCGGGTTCGATTACGTTTTGGTGGAGACCGTGGGCGTCGGGCAGTCCGAGGTGGACATCGTCCGCGTGGCCGACACAGTGGTGGTGGTGGCGGTTCCGGGCCTGGGGGACGACATCCAGGTGAGCAAGGCGGGCATTACCGAAATTGGTGACGTCTTCGCTGTGAACAAGGCCGACCTACCGGGTGCCGAACGCGTGGCCACCGAGCTGGAGATGATGCTGGACCTGGGCAACCACGCGGCCTGGCGGCCGCCGGTGGTGCTCACCGTCGCCGCGAGCGGCAAGGGCATACCGGAGCTGGTGCAGGCGGTGGGAGACCATTTTGCCGCCCTCGTACGCGCAGACCAACTGGTCAAGCGGCGTCTGGCGCGTGAAAAGGAAGCCCTGCTCCTGCGCCTGGCGGAGAGGGTGCGCCGGGAAATCCTGCAAAGCTGGTCCCAGGAGGAGCTGGCACGGTTGTGGTCGGATTTGGCCGCGCGGCGACTTGACCCCTATACCCTGGAAGAAAGGCTGTACAGCGTCTGGAAAGGGGCGAAGGAAGCATGA
- the mce gene encoding methylmalonyl-CoA epimerase, translating to MKISRIDHVGIAVRSLEEALKFYEGVLGIKASGEEEVPEQLVRTAFLPVGDSEIELLASTSPEGPIARFIEKRGEGIQHIALRVDNIEAALERLKAAGVRLLDEVPRHGAGGARIAFLHPKATGGVLLELTERA from the coding sequence ATGAAGATCAGCCGGATAGATCATGTGGGTATTGCGGTCCGAAGCTTGGAAGAGGCCCTCAAGTTTTATGAAGGGGTGCTGGGCATCAAGGCCAGCGGTGAGGAAGAAGTACCGGAACAGCTGGTGCGCACGGCGTTTTTGCCGGTGGGAGACAGCGAAATTGAACTCCTCGCATCCACCAGCCCGGAAGGCCCCATCGCCCGCTTTATCGAAAAGCGGGGCGAGGGGATCCAGCACATCGCCCTGCGCGTGGATAACATTGAGGCGGCTTTGGAGAGACTGAAGGCGGCGGGTGTGCGCCTGCTGGATGAGGTGCCGCGGCACGGCGCCGGGGGCGCCCGGATCGCCTTTCTCCATCCCAAGGCCACCGGCGGGGTGTTGCTCGAACTGACAGAACGCGCTTAG
- a CDS encoding carboxyl transferase domain-containing protein, with product MCQEVGELPKDVLTDLAEQRSRVLAAGGEKRIAKQHGMGKLTARERLARLLDENSFVELDMHVRHRCTEFGMAEVEAPAEGVITGYGTIDGRLVYVFAQDFTVIGGSLGEMHAKKITKVMDLALKMGAPLIGINDSGGARIQEGVDALSGYGQIFFRNTIASGVIPQFSIIMGPCAGGAVYSPALTDFIFMVQGANMFITGPQVIKAVTGEDVSAEELGGAQTHNRTSGVAHFMAASEDECFAQVRTLLSYLPSNNLEAPPRRASADPLTRADLSLRDVVPAESNRGYDMRDVITRVVDEGVFFETQSLYAPNMLTGFARLNGYSIGIIANQPRVLAGCLDINASDKAARFIRFCDAFNIPVVNFVDVPGFLPGTNQEYGGIIRHGAKMLYAYSEATVPKITLIVRKAYGGAYLAMCSRDLGADQVFAWPGAEIAVMGPEGAANIIFRKDIEAASDPQAMREEKIAEYRERFANPYIAAARGYLDDVIDPAETRSRLGCALEMLASKRETRPAKKHGNIPV from the coding sequence ATGTGCCAGGAGGTGGGCGAATTGCCAAAGGATGTCTTAACCGATCTGGCCGAGCAACGGTCCAGGGTGCTGGCGGCCGGAGGGGAGAAGCGCATCGCGAAGCAGCATGGTATGGGCAAGCTTACGGCACGCGAGCGTCTGGCGCGGTTGCTGGATGAAAACAGTTTTGTGGAACTGGATATGCACGTCCGCCACCGCTGCACCGAATTCGGCATGGCCGAGGTCGAGGCGCCGGCTGAGGGTGTCATCACCGGGTATGGCACCATCGACGGGCGTTTGGTGTATGTTTTCGCCCAGGACTTTACCGTTATCGGCGGTTCATTGGGCGAGATGCATGCCAAAAAAATTACGAAGGTTATGGATCTGGCCCTGAAGATGGGGGCACCGCTCATCGGCATCAACGACTCCGGGGGCGCCCGCATTCAAGAAGGTGTGGATGCGCTGTCCGGCTACGGGCAGATCTTCTTTCGCAACACCATCGCTTCCGGTGTCATTCCGCAGTTTTCAATAATCATGGGCCCCTGCGCCGGGGGCGCGGTGTATTCGCCGGCACTCACGGACTTCATCTTTATGGTGCAGGGGGCGAACATGTTCATCACCGGCCCGCAGGTAATTAAAGCGGTCACGGGGGAAGACGTTTCGGCCGAAGAGTTGGGCGGCGCCCAGACCCACAACCGGACGAGCGGGGTCGCCCACTTTATGGCCGCCAGTGAAGATGAGTGCTTTGCCCAGGTGCGCACGCTGCTCTCCTACCTGCCCAGCAACAACCTGGAGGCACCGCCGCGGCGCGCCAGCGCCGACCCGCTGACCCGGGCCGACCTTTCTTTGCGCGACGTCGTTCCGGCCGAGTCGAATCGAGGCTACGACATGCGGGATGTCATCACCCGGGTGGTGGACGAGGGCGTTTTCTTTGAGACCCAGAGCCTATACGCGCCCAACATGCTCACCGGTTTCGCCCGCCTTAACGGCTACAGCATCGGGATCATCGCCAACCAGCCCCGGGTGCTGGCCGGGTGTCTTGATATCAATGCCTCGGACAAGGCTGCGCGCTTCATACGCTTTTGCGATGCCTTCAACATCCCGGTGGTTAACTTTGTGGACGTCCCGGGCTTCCTTCCCGGTACGAACCAAGAGTACGGCGGCATCATCCGTCACGGGGCAAAAATGCTCTACGCGTACTCGGAAGCCACTGTGCCAAAGATCACCCTAATCGTGCGCAAGGCGTACGGCGGTGCGTATCTGGCCATGTGCAGCCGCGACCTGGGTGCGGACCAGGTGTTCGCCTGGCCGGGGGCGGAAATCGCCGTCATGGGCCCGGAGGGTGCGGCCAACATCATCTTCCGCAAAGACATCGAGGCGGCGAGTGACCCGCAGGCGATGCGGGAAGAAAAGATCGCCGAATACCGTGAGCGCTTCGCCAATCCCTACATCGCTGCCGCCCGCGGCTACCTGGATGACGTGATCGATCCGGCAGAGACACGTTCACGCTTAGGGTGTGCCCTGGAGATGCTGGCCAGCAAACGGGAAACCAGGCCCGCCAAGAAGCACGGGAACATCCCGGTATAG
- a CDS encoding OadG family protein, which translates to MEPRIGALALTIIDMTIVFAVLFGLALVIRLTKWVLAQGQRGREDGAVVVTEPKEAPAAAGPVAADGVGVTPAVLSAITAALAAYLGDGPADLRLSSLRRLEPAESWSAAGRLENTAGRSHLQMRRFS; encoded by the coding sequence GTGGAACCGCGTATCGGCGCCTTAGCCTTGACCATTATCGACATGACCATAGTCTTTGCCGTCCTTTTTGGTTTAGCCTTGGTGATTAGACTCACGAAATGGGTACTGGCCCAGGGGCAGCGCGGCCGGGAGGATGGTGCGGTGGTGGTGACTGAACCAAAGGAAGCCCCGGCTGCGGCGGGACCAGTGGCGGCGGACGGGGTCGGGGTCACGCCGGCTGTACTCTCCGCCATCACCGCGGCTCTGGCGGCCTATCTGGGTGACGGGCCAGCTGACTTGCGCTTGAGTTCCCTCCGACGGCTGGAGCCGGCGGAAAGCTGGAGCGCCGCCGGTCGCCTGGAGAACACTGCAGGAAGAAGCCACTTACAGATGAGGAGGTTTTCGTAA